Part of the Lolium rigidum isolate FL_2022 chromosome 6, APGP_CSIRO_Lrig_0.1, whole genome shotgun sequence genome, atagcccttttcgtgaagggtttttcaaaataattgccatatcctagttttgacaaacggaatagttactatgacatataaaatgacgccacgtggCTCCGttggattttttgacttcgttcaaattgtcaTCTGGCGAAAACAGGCCCCCGAGGAcatatgcggtatcgccgtaccgggcgtgcgggtgcacccattcgcgaacaaactaaacggacaaaaattagcacatataatgatgcgttgtagaactaaaaacattttttccggaatttctggagcgactgatagttgagccctagttcaaatccggtcagtttccagcggattcggcgggacaccgccggaagccgcatgggttcccaaaaagctaacgcatGCACATGTCatttgataggtggtgcgtaggtggtctactatcatcacacagaggtttcacgtcatactaaaatgcgccgcaTGTAGCTGTTTCACAAATAAAAACTATTTGGACACACTAAAAATGAAACGATGGTCGCTCATGGATCGGATTAGTAATCCGcatccggggtcttgcttcccatcctagggcccacacacgtgccaaatatgacctcattccggcaaactatgccatgccgaggccatttcccacctcattttcaataaagtcaactagatttaaactagaggtacttgatctaatgctcatgatttttgggtaaattaactttgtggattcaaaatatgatatggatgtcatatttgtattcgtctcatttttctgatcaatttagatatattatttgccaaattcacaTTTACCGAtattaattatttcatattaaataaaaagacaaaaatatAAAATCATTCAATTGTTTTTCAAAATCTacattattatatatatatatatatatattcattgttgtttacttaagtaattgattagaattcaaaaatatagaggtgtggcatcacggtcaaagggttaatatgattgatatggtagtattaacaacaaggtgtcatttctttcatggaagctcatccgaagagaaccaagaagttaagcgtgctagggtgGGAGTAAtgagaggatgggtgaccaagtgggaagtttgactacaagtgtaatttgacctaagattaggtgtactaagtgtgattgtgaaagattaacaagtagaaaataataagaagaaaattaaaaaaaaaatcaaaaaacataatttgaatattttttcagcaaataatttaaaaaatttgaaatactatgccgacggttataccgtcggcacaacaatctatACGATGGCCAGTCTGTGCCGATGGTGATCGGGCTgtccccgaccagaactatgccgacgatgctatgccgacggtcaccgtcggcacaacctgtgccgacggccatctgtgctgtgccgacggctggcagCCGTCGGGAGACTGGAGCTCTCCCGTAGTGTTACTCTAGTCTTGCCTCTTGTGGTTGTTGTTCATTTTGCCGGTTGGCAGTGAGATGAGTTTATTGTAAAGCACTAGAGGTTCTTGTGGACCTTGTCTGGACCAGTTGGTCTACACTCTACAGTCGTGGTTTTTCTCCCCAGGTTGAGGATGTTTCCACGTAAAATCATGTGCCACTTGCGCGCTTGTGTTTATTATTTTGGTTGCTACCAGTTGGTTGAAGCTTTTCTCGAAGTTCCTAGGCTAGTGGGTGTGGTTGTGTGTCACCTGTACACCCCCAACATGAAGTGCACCAGATGGTAGTTATGCCCCTTTGATAGAATACAATGTTTTATTAGTTTGTCTTTTGATGTGATACCGCATAAGAATTtttcatcttttcattttttccgtCTAGAGGTAGTAACAGAGTCCGGCTCGGTTCAGTTGCATGGTACCAAGGGGTACACTGCGTACCgggaaaaataattttatttgcatATCAAGAAATTTTCATAACGTGTGCAACCTTAAAACAAGTGGTTGCCTACATATTGGAATATCACGTAGGATGCACTGAGACACAGCAAAATCGGTACATAGCATCGTATATTGGATGAAAGACTACACCAAGCACGTGACACGCCGGTAGGGTAAGCCTCACAGCTCGGTAGCTGCGCACGAAACAAGGTCAATAGATGTGTGGACAACCAACTAAGTAatcttattttttttcttttaaaacctttttttttcgagagcacgcgtTTCTTTTAAAACCTTACTAGCCACGGGTGCACAATACTAAATGTACTTGCattatattcctttttatttttgaagcaagatttttttttggaaaattcaaGTTCTGTAATTGCCGTGTTGATCCATACTCTTACAAATGTAGCCGAGATTTCTTTTAGAACGTCCAACAAACAAATAGACATACCAGATAATAATAAGTCCTTTTGCCTTTATTCATAAACCATGGTACTAATAATCTGGTGATCAACACAGACTGACATTATACCCGAGTACAGGACAACTGAACATGCCTGAAATCCCAAAGTATATATATAAGACCAAAACACACACAGCAATGAGGCAAGGACATAGACTCTGGTGGGGAAATGCCTCGCAAAGATAATTCATGGCGCGGTTAAAGCCCTCGGGCCCCGAAGGTAGACATGTGTGAGAACCCTCCTGGTCACCATTGATTTGTTCAGTATCTGGGCACCCTGTAAATCCGCAACACATCCAACAATCATCTCAAGATAGTTCAACATGGCTTTGTATAAAGGATTGATTATTTATCAGTTGATATTATATATTTGTTGGTCATCTCTACATATACCTACCAATCTTAATATTTAGATGAAATAATTGTAGAAACGATTAGTTCCAAGCTGCTTGAGAGATGTATTGTAAAGAAATAAAGTTTGTTAGAGAATTACCTGGATGTCGCCAAGTGGGACGACCATCTCGCGGAGGAAGGCACGGTTGTTGAGCATGGTGAGGCCGGCTGTGATATTGGACGGGGGAGTAATACTGAGGTCGTCCCTGACCACGTAATTGACGCCTGCTAACACAAACCCACCGGGGCGGCTGCTAGAGTCCGTGGGCCTGAGTAGGGCGTCCCTGGCAGCCCTGGCGTCGCGGTGGCAGATGAAGCTGCTGGGGAGCGTCTCGACGCTGTCGTACAGGTTTCGAACGCAGCCCACCATGGGGTTCCTGCTGAGCACATTGATAAGGGTGTTGACCGGCATGCTCCAGCTGAGGAGGCTGAAGAGGTAGTCGGCAGCGCCCTTCTCGGCCTCAGCGGATACCACGTGCTCGCTCCCTGACTGGTCTCTGGCGACTAACAGCTTCAAGATCCGCCTACGTgaggtggaagaagaagaagaggaagaactaCGCCCGGTATGGACGATCATGGAGGCCATGATCCGCACAGGTCAGGAGGCCTGTCGGAGGAAGCTACTGCCAAGTGAGGAGATGCCTTAACTGCTTAGACATGATTCTTTTTTTGAAACAGGATAGACAGAATTCGTATATATTTATAGACCCCAACAAGCTCAGCAATAGGGGGCAGTTGTGGGGACAACAGCCCCCACGAGTAATACAAAGATAAATATACCcaaatgccatccattcatcatcGATAAACGTCATGCTTGGGTCATGCGTGCACGTACCTGTTGGACGTGATGACAAGTTAACCATGCGATCGACCCCGGTTCAAACATTACGGCAACGCGTCGCTTTAATTCCCCAAGTCATTGACGACACATTCGGACGGGGAAGCTTCGGGTGGCCTTCCTCTCCACTGGCCACTGCGCTGCGCACATCGAATCGACTACGCCAAGTTGCAATTCAACGAAGCATCTgtccgttcaaaaaaaaaaaaaaaacgaagcaTCTGATGCAGCGCACATCGCAGATTCACCCCTCCATCTCCATCCATCCCCACGGCTCTCACACGTCTCTCCCTCCGGGCATTACGTCCGTCGCCTACTCGATCTTGTATACGTACCTACTCCTACGTAAGCGAAACCGAAAGAGATTCTTCAATATCCACGTCTCCAGGAAAGAAGAAAATAGTGCACAAGCACTATCTTGGCCTCACGTAACTAAAACTAATACTCCTTTCGTACCCAAAAGTTttaactttatcaaaatttagatgtatctaaataCTATCTAGTAGGCAGATgcatctaaattttaataaagttCATCCACTTTTAGTGGAATGGAAAAAGTAGAATAGCTTACTGTTGTTAATCAATTTACCTAATGGAAGCAACCCTGCTGGGCCATTGCAAGATATGATCCGAAGCAAAAGTTGCGGCCCTCAATCCCAAATCGATTACCAGTCATGAAATGGAACATTGCTGGCGTCGAAACTATGGCCTACCCTGATAAAAAGCTCTGGGCTGCGCCGATCGAATCAAGTAGCTCTCagcatactactccctccgtctcagtttaataAGCGTGCACGTAGTTTAAAAAATtgttttgaccattattttggtcaataaaatataaaatatatatcacaaaaattatatcattggaaagcttttttgcatacgaatctaataatatagattttgtagacataaaatttAGATTTCGTTCACTAAATCAATGGTCAGAGTTTATCTTAAACTacgtgcgtgcctgttaaaccgaAACGGAGGAAGTAGCAGAGTGGCGGAAGTAGTACTCTCCTTTTTGGCAACTCACACGGTTTTatataagggatttctattttcgtgccctcgggtccttagttgtgctcagttttccccagctccttagtttttcatcagttttacccaaacgtttgtctgaaaccatcacacgtgatgtaacggccggttgcccgacggttgaccgttatcttctgactagtggggccatgtagagcctgcaaagacacgtcagaccatccatctttgtttgaccgtaagcatcgccgtatccctgaccaaaacgcagcgagtggggcttcggtatatcggatgacaagtggggccatgacgctgatacaaggggcaatacatggGTAgggttagatttttaaacggagctctacaacgatggcacggaggaggtggcctatggggtgccgagatgagaacgacgtccacaaagaaccgcatgagacGAGACCagtacgcattagatagatatgaactagacgcgtttaaccatgcaaagaagagaagaaatggtcgacgacatcgacgaccacctcaaaactttgaccgaccgtgtcggacacgaacgcgagcaatgtagagaaaactagtgtctctcctttccggcttgtataggtgggtgctaggagagtgtggtggcgaagggaaagacctcgcggcggtccgtggcgtccaaagcatagcgggtcggcgtggccgtgcccacggcggcgtgcatgcatgttcggcattggcatcagcatgtacgttcggcattggcctcggcggtatctccggtgtgtcgctgatcgaatgaggggacgggattgagggtgcatcccgacgttgacctagcaatgggcggcgagcatagccgttctgaccatgccgatatcggcatcggcatcgtttggaggctgcggtgctcgaatcaagttgggatttgtttcttgtaggccaaaatgaatttgaaacaagtttcatgttgaaggttaggtaacgaaagtttgtaactatctcaaaattatactagcgccatggtgaggttctttttgatagagctatacggttgggcaaacttttttgacactttttagatagggttccttgttgttacacgtatggcatcatgtatggaaaatttggggtcatttggagatgttcgaaaaaatcactttgcttaagcgcatgaagtttcgtctcgctgaaaccagcttttctaacaaggtgattttttctaccttctctaaataacctcaaatttcatacagctgatcttctatacatagatagatagattgttttgtttttacatttttcgaactttttatttccctttataatacccaattgattttcaggtcaaaacctcgaaaaacagcatcatgtatggcatcattttcaccctaaatttcaaattttctgaaactttcccttttggatattccttgttgttataggtatcccatcatgtatgccaaactttgttaggtctcactgaaaccagcttttgtaacaaattaggttttttctgccttctctaaatgacctcaaaaatcatacgtgataggtttatcattctatacaaagatagatggtttatcattttttgtgtgaaaagtaatggctacaacaaattgttgatggtttatcatttttttgcgtgaaaagtaatggcaacaataaatcggtgatgcatggtttatcatattttttgcgtgaaaagtaatggcaacaacaaattgttgatggtttatcattttttgcttgaaaagtaatggctacaacaaattgctgatggtttatcattttttgcgtgaaaagtaatggctacaacaaattgttgatggtttatcattttttgggtgaaaagtaatggcaacaacaaatcggtgatggtttatcattttttttgcgtcaaaagtaatggctacaacaaattgttgatggtttatcatttttttgcgtgaaaagtaatggctacaacaaattgttgacggtttatcatttttttgcgtgaaaagtaatggcaacaacaaatcggtgatggtttatcattttttttgcgtgaaaagtaatggtaacaacaaatcggtgatggtttatcattttttgcgtgaaaaataacgccaacagagagagggggttatcctgcccgttccctatatcatacgatcaacggtcggcgggcacgatccgcgtgacatgggctagaccaatcagggcgatgatgcacgtctgcgagaatttgtgaagagagagggcaaaactgagtactatcaagaaaccaagggcacctgagtagtaaatagactaagggattcaaatatgagatttaaaaaatggaaaatgcgtgttttgtacaatgaaacccatcttggcctacctcaaactatttgcaataccaatatacatcagtgtgagaattgtggcctcatttagacaaagtatgatttgggggaagctgttttgggaagggcttattgtggaaaaccatgcaccttcatagctattaggtgatttgagaagtggcaatttgtggtaaaacttgatttatctatgatttatctatgatttgagaagtggcaatttgtggtaaagactccatgagtaagtgccactctttttaggatttttttgcacattaaatgactcatttaactagttaatcccatttgttgactctctgttgaccagccacttgagggtaaactgagtatattacactagccagtattagcactcgaggggaaaattgagcacacaaaaaatgctattataagactcgagggtatacctgagtatatctaaattttcagggttagactcgaggacacgtgcaattgttgacgcgtagacgcgggtcgcggtggagaagtcgagacgtgcaatcgtggacgcgtgtcgcgttgcgtagtccaagacgtgcggacgtgcactcgtgcacgcgtaggacgcgggtcgcattaaccaccctcgcctttatagacgcctcctcgcactctctcgtcactctcactcgctcacgcatcgccaactctctcacgtcccatcatcttctccaaagcaaaaaccctctccctctccctcttcctcttcctccgccggagagatggacaaggagaatgccaatcccatcgtcgag contains:
- the LOC124666917 gene encoding uncharacterized protein LOC124666917 translates to MASMIVHTGRSSSSSSSSTSRRRILKLLVARDQSGSEHVVSAEAEKGAADYLFSLLSWSMPVNTLINVLSRNPMVGCVRNLYDSVETLPSSFICHRDARAARDALLRPTDSSSRPGGFVLAGVNYVVRDDLSITPPSNITAGLTMLNNRAFLREMVVPLGDIQGAQILNKSMVTRRVLTHVYLRGPRALTAP